In the genome of Deltaproteobacteria bacterium, the window GACCCCTGCCTCGGACGGGCCGATGCCGCCGTTGTAATGGGTGAGAAGGACCCCGGCCAGGGCGGCGAACACCGCGCTCAACACGAAGACATTCAACTTGTAGCGGGCCGTCGGGATTCCCATCGCTCCCGCCGCGTCCTCGGCGCCGTGCACCGCCGCGAGGGCCCTTCCGACCCGGGAATGGATCAGGTTCAGCAGGAGCACCATCCCGAGGATCACCAGCCCCCATGCCAGGTAATAGTTGGAGATCCGCGAGGAGGCGTCGCCGGTGACGATCAGCCCCGCCGGCAGGGGGAACCCGGGGACATCGGAGATCCCGTCCGCCGCCCCGAGAAATTCGGTTCCCAGGACGATGCGATAGACGATGATGCCGATCCCGAGGGTCGCCATCGCCAGGTAGTGGCCCTTGAGCTTCAGGACCGGCCCTCCCACAAGATACGCGATCACGATCGTCAGGAGGATCGCGACCACGCAGGCCAGCCACGGGTGAACCGTCAAGAGGCTGCCCCCGTAAGCATCGTGACGGGCGACGAGCGCCCCCGATTTCTCCAGCAGGGAGACGAAGGCCCCCGGGTGCAGTTTCAGGTTGCAGGTCGTCAGGAACGCCGCCACGTATCCGCCGATGGCGAAGAACCCGGCATGGCCGAGCGAGATCTGCCCCGCGTATCCGATGAGCATGCAGAGGCCGACGATGACCAGCGAGTAGTACGCGGTCATGGTCAACTGGGTGAGGTAATAGGCGGTGCCGGTAAGGAGGGTCGCCAGCTGGATCGCGACGATGAGGCCGGCGAAGACGGCCACGGTGAAGTATCTCCGCGCCATCAGAACTCCTTGAGCCGGGCGGCCTCGGCGCTGCCGAAGATGCCGCTCGGCTTGACGAACAGGATGGCGAGCAGGATGGCGATCGAGATCGCCTCCTTGTACGCGGTGGGCAGGACCCAGATGCTGAAGGACTCGAGGATCCCGAGGATCATGCCCGCCCCGACCGCGGCCGTGCTGTTTCCGAGTCCCCCGAGGATGGCGACGGTGAAGCCCTTGATGGCGAGCGGCGT includes:
- a CDS encoding branched-chain amino acid ABC transporter permease; amino-acid sequence: MARRYFTVAVFAGLIVAIQLATLLTGTAYYLTQLTMTAYYSLVIVGLCMLIGYAGQISLGHAGFFAIGGYVAAFLTTCNLKLHPGAFVSLLEKSGALVARHDAYGGSLLTVHPWLACVVAILLTIVIAYLVGGPVLKLKGHYLAMATLGIGIIVYRIVLGTEFLGAADGISDVPGFPLPAGLIVTGDASSRISNYYLAWGLVILGMVLLLNLIHSRVGRALAAVHGAEDAAGAMGIPTARYKLNVFVLSAVFAALAGVLLTHYNGGIGPSEAGVMKSVRYVAIVAIGGMANLWGALSMSLVLNYLSLRGYFGTYDDTVFGVILLLIMLFAPDGLLRRHLLSDLKRAVSRNPAEEEAP